The following are encoded in a window of Bacteroidia bacterium genomic DNA:
- a CDS encoding PUR family DNA/RNA-binding protein → MEDYKYNDQDRVFSKRVKAGKRTYFFDVRETKNNDYYVTITESKKKFDDQTFVKQKIFLYKEDFNKFVEALNETVGFVKKELLPEYNFDEFTRNSNSDEENSES, encoded by the coding sequence ATGGAAGATTACAAATACAACGATCAGGACAGAGTTTTTTCCAAGAGAGTAAAGGCAGGCAAGAGAACTTATTTCTTTGATGTACGCGAAACCAAGAACAATGACTATTACGTTACAATCACTGAAAGTAAGAAAAAATTTGACGACCAGACTTTTGTGAAACAAAAAATCTTCTTGTACAAAGAAGACTTTAACAAGTTTGTGGAAGCATTAAATGAAACCGTTGGTTTTGTAAAAAAAGAATTGTTGCCTGAATACAATTTTGACGAATTCACCAGAAACTCAAATTCTGACGAAGAGAACAGCGAATCTTAA